One Scomber japonicus isolate fScoJap1 chromosome 1, fScoJap1.pri, whole genome shotgun sequence DNA window includes the following coding sequences:
- the slc22a18 gene encoding solute carrier family 22 member 18 produces MSRRGGGEKTEATDETSREAASKTADQPNKMKVINVVYIIAALDITWMFLQFSVTPYLAKKLGFDTLWFGYLQTTVGLVQLLGGPMFGRFADLFGARAALSLSCSATIVFFLLLAIANHPAMLFVHKLPTVFMHVLPASQMVVADLSEPEKRADALSKLGLCFGVGMIVGSTLGGHLSKHYGETFAACFGAAGSAFSLMLVLKFIPKTTKVQAPKTTTDSAAENKSKSIFNVGEITRLMKFPGVTPTFVVKVVAGLPSGIFQVMFSIIAMEFFKLEPEQNGYLMAYFGIVSMVVQGGVIGRLTARYSESSLLLLAIGVSAFVGLAQAYMQNVFQFCLIVLPMMFSLSVFNVITDSMLTKSVPASDTGTMMGLCSSVQSLLRTVGPTIGGFLYVNYGVSSIGFIQFVVNIAVFVILLQRPLKTDELKD; encoded by the exons ATGAgtcgaagaggaggaggtgaaaagACGGAAGCCACCGATGAAACATCCAGAGAAGCTGCTAGTAAGACTGCAGATCAACCAAACAAGATGAAAGTCATAAATGTCGTTTACATCATCGCCGCTTTGGATATTACATGGATGTTTTTGCAGTTTTCCGTAACCCCT TATTTGGCAAAGAAACTCGGCTTTGACACCTTGTGGTTTGGTTACTTACAAACTACGGTGGGTCTAGTCCAGCTGCTCGGGGGTCCAATGTTTGGAAG GTTTGCAGATCTGTTCGGGGCTCGAGCAGCTTTGTCTCTGTCGTGCTCTGCTACCATTGTTTTCTTCTTGCTGCTGGCCATCGCAAACCATCCTGCCATGCTGTTCGTCCACAAACTCCCCACCGTCTTCATGCATGTCTTACCTG CTTCTCAGATGGTCGTTGCGGATCTTTCCGAGCCAGAAAAACGGGCGGATGCTTTATCCAAACTCGGTCTGTGTTTTGGCGTCGGTATGATAGTCGGTTCCACGTTAGGCGGCCACCTCAGCAAACACTATGG GGAGACGTTTGCTGCGTGTTTCGGTGCTGCAGGAAGTGCCTTCAGtttaatgttggttttaaaGTTCATCCCAAAAACGACCAAAGTTCAAGCTCCAAAGACCACCACTGACA GCGCAGCTGAGAACAAAAGTAAGTCAATATTTAACGTTGGAGAAATCACAAGACTGATGAAGTTTCCGGGCGTGACTCCGACTTTTGTGGTGAAGGTTGTCGCAGGTTTGCCATCAG GCATTTTCCAGGTGATGTTCTCCATCATTGCGATGGAGTTCTTCAAGCTGGAGCCTGAGCAGAACGGCTATCTGATGGCGTACTTCGGTATAGTCTCAATG GTGGTTCAGGGAGGAGTGATCGGGCGGCTCACAGCCAGATACTCTGAGAGCTCGCTGCTGCTTCTCGCCATCGGAGTTTCTGCTTTTGTGGGACTGGCTCAG GCTTACATGCAGAACGTGTTCCAGTTCTGCCTCATCGTCCTCCCCATGATGTTTTCTCTCAGTGTGTTTAACGTCATCACAGACAGCATGCTCACCAAGAGCGTACCGGCCTCTGACACAG GCACAATGATGGGACTGTGCTCTTCTGTTCAGTCTCTGCTTCGCACAGTCGGACCGACCATCGGCGGCTTCCTGTACGTCAACTACGGCGTTTCCTCTATAGGTTTTATCCAGTTTGTCGTGAACATCGCTGTGTTCGTGATCCTGCTGCAGCGTCCGCTCAAGACAGACGAACTAAAGGACTGa